A window from Cryptomeria japonica chromosome 1, Sugi_1.0, whole genome shotgun sequence encodes these proteins:
- the LOC131028927 gene encoding guard cell S-type anion channel SLAC1-like: MTLMKYSGYHVIAQNLLYAALYGIFDSRNINEAEHGSNKYTQTLLIYRGRKGFLIMHGRTYQNKFYRFKSRNIDERDFQNKGMNSLYVKDNSVEQQDVAIDYAQCQGFPESLISSVCFSDIVTGQRSFENPANEIYDDENLSNKVRRISFQERGRFFSRPSSPNDKIITIELPSSERLPTQQEQVGSIRPNKLPILQRIHSGHFHICLGLCSQTVLWKTLEESFSSVIHIPLNLPAHFTSGLWFVALLSFVLISGSYLLKCLFHFETVRMEYFDRVRVNYFFVPWIAAVLLRLGLPSSIAPDKVHPLLFCIFIVPFSILELKISGQWFTKGKLSLARVANPSTYLATIENFVIARLATKVGWRETAMFFLTVGLIHYAVVFITLYQRLPSDVDLSRKISPVFFLFIAAPSSASVP; this comes from the exons ATGACGCTTATGAAGTATTCAGGTTACCATGTGATTGCTCAGAATCTTCTCTACGCTGCTCTGTACGGGATTTTCGATTCCAGAAATATAAATGAAGCCGAGCATGGGTCAAACAAATATACACAGACACTGTTAATATAT CGTGGTAGGAAGGGCTTTCTGATAATGCACGGACGGACTTATCAGAACAAATTCTACAGATTCAAATCAAGAAATATCGACGAAC GTGATTTTCAAAATAAGGGGATGAATTCATTATATGTAAAAGATAATAGTGTGGAGCAACAGGACGTTGCTATTGATTATGCTCAATGTCAAGGTTTTCCAGAATCTTTGATCTCTTCAGTATGCTTTTCAGATATAGTTACTGGCCAGAGATCATTCGAAAATCCCGCGAATGAGATTTATGATGATGAAAATTTGAGTAATAAGGTACGTAGAATTTCATTTCAGGAAAGAGGAAGATTCTTTAGCCGGCCGTCCTCGCCCAATGACAAAATTATTACGATAGAGCTGCCTTCCTCAGAGAGATTACCGACCCAGCAG GAGCAAGTGGGTTCCATAAGACCGAACAAATTACCAATTCTACAGCGAATTCATTCTGGCCATTTTCATATATGCCTtggtctttgcagtcaaactgttCTTTGGAAAACTCTAGAGGAGAGCTTTTCATCAGTCATTCATATTCCTCTCAATCTACCTGCTCATTTCACGTCTGGGCTGTGGTTTGTTGCTTTATTAAGTTTTGTTCTGATATCTGGGTCATACCTTTTAAAATGTTTGTTTCATTTCGAGACTGTTCGCATGGAGTATTTCGATCGTGTAAGGGTGAACTACTTCTTTGTACCGTGGATAGCAGCTGTGTTGTTAAGGCTAGGGCTTCCTTCCAGTATAGCTCCAGATAAAGTGCACCCTCTCCTTTTCTGTATATTTATAGTTCCCTTCTCTATCTTAGAGCTCAAAATCTCCGGCCAGTGGTTCACCAAAGGGAAGTTGTCTCTAGCTCGAGTCGCAAACCCTTCCACCTATTTAGCCACAATCGAGAACTTCGTGATAGCCCGTCTGGCAACAAAAGTAGGATGGAGAGAAACTGCAATGTTTTTCTTGACTGTTGGATTAATTCACTATGCGGTTGTGTTCATCACGCTTTACCAGAGACTCCCATCAGACGTAGATTTGTCGAGAAAGATATCCCCGGTTTTCTTTCTGTTTATTGCAGCTCCGAGCTCGGCAAGCGTGCCGTGA